Proteins encoded within one genomic window of Paramisgurnus dabryanus chromosome 11, PD_genome_1.1, whole genome shotgun sequence:
- the LOC141283007 gene encoding patched domain-containing protein 3-like produces MPRCKTNCIEKPMSVAFEKLGYVIGVYPYAFLFASCLTMALGSGFIWLSKLEANDIEDQFTPVNGPAKLERETLVKHLRQPEEFSLLRLVSEGKYASLIITGKKKTNILTETAFNEIIDLDRKVKNINTDNSTFEKLCARLKGKCMSNPILDIINYNSSKIKSITITYPLHNGTFMGTSLGGVNLMAESSKINTTNAVRLYYFLNENSLQQIEKWLDAFLKVFSKYSGNKEVSKFFCYLYTFCS; encoded by the coding sequence ATGCCAAGGTGTAAAACCAACTGCATTGAAAAGCCTATGTCTGTTGCTTTTGAAAAGCTCGGTTATGTTATTGGTGTCTATCCATATGCGTTTCTTTTCGCTTCATGTCTTACAATGGCTCTTGGAAGTGGTTTTATCTGGCTTTCTAAGCTGGAGGCAAATGATATCGAAGACCAGTTCACACCTGTGAATGGACCTGCTAAGCTTGAGAGGGAGACTTTAGTAAAACACCTCCGACAACCTGAGGAGTTTTCTCTTCTACGACTCGTATCTGAAGGAAAATATGCCTCTTTGATCATTACAggcaaaaagaaaacaaacatattAACTGAGACGGCGTTTAATGAAATCATTGATCTGGAtagaaaagtaaaaaatatcaacACGGACAACAGCACTTTTGAAAAGCTTTGCGCCCGTTTAAAAGGAAAGTGTATGTCAAATCCAATTTTAGATATAATCAATTACAACTCCAGTAAAATCAAGTCTATAACCATTACGTATCCCCTGCATAATGGCACGTTTATGGGAACGAGTCTAGGCGGTGTAAATCTAATGGCTGAAAGCTCAAAAATAAACACAACGAATGCAGTCaggctttattattttttaaatgaaaactcATTGCAACAAATAGAAAAGTGGCTTGATGCTTTCCTCAAAGTCTTCTCAAAATATTCAGGGAACAAAGaagtaagtaaatttttttgttacttaTACACATTTTGCTCATAG